A genomic segment from Sphingomonas astaxanthinifaciens DSM 22298 encodes:
- a CDS encoding PilZ domain-containing protein, whose protein sequence is MTPASTASPQPDPYADRRLHPRVTVALPAFLILGGRRYPVQIVDLSAGGARVDCGTALVAAGAPVTLNWGGAGAPATVRWRDGRQAGLAFAAELDPRDVTDLARRSEALEARMRG, encoded by the coding sequence ATGACTCCCGCCTCGACCGCCTCTCCGCAGCCCGATCCCTACGCCGATCGCCGCCTGCACCCGCGGGTGACGGTCGCGTTGCCGGCATTCCTGATCCTCGGCGGACGGCGCTATCCGGTGCAGATCGTCGACCTCTCGGCCGGCGGGGCCCGGGTGGACTGCGGCACGGCGCTGGTCGCCGCGGGGGCGCCGGTGACGCTCAACTGGGGCGGAGCGGGCGCCCCGGCGACGGTGCGCTGGCGCGACGGGCGGCAGGCCGGGCTCGCCTTCGCAGCCGAGCTCGATCCGCGCGACGTCACCGACCTCGCCCGGCGCTCGGAGGCGCTCGAGGCGCGGATGCGCGGCTAG